A single genomic interval of Sinorhizobium garamanticum harbors:
- a CDS encoding replicative DNA helicase — MNDAARKLAPLAKDQADQHYREAPNNLEAEQALLGAILVNNDAFYRVSDFLKPVHLFEPLHRRIFEVAGEIIRMGKTANPVTIKTFLKADEKVGDLTVAQYLARLAAEAVSIINAEDYGRAIYDLALRRSLITIGEDMVNIAYDAPLDMPPQSQIEDAERRLFELAETGRYDGGFQSFSDAVTLAIDMAATAKDRDGHLSGISTGIQSLDGKMGGLQRSDLIILAGRPGMGKTSLATNIAYNIAAAYEPEVQPDGSFKARNGGVVGFYSLEMSSEQLATRIISEQTEVSSSKIRRGDISEADFEKLVACSMMMQKVPLYIDQTGGISIAQLAARARRLKRQRGLDVLVVDYVQLMTGSKKSGENRVQEITEITTGLKALGKELNVPIIALSQLSRAVESREDKRPQLSDLRESGSIEQDADVVLFVFREEYYVKNMEPRDELDPKYEDWKMKMEQVKGTADVIIAKQRHGPTGTVKLAFQSEFTRFSDLADPSFTQYEH; from the coding sequence ATGAACGACGCAGCGCGCAAGCTCGCTCCCTTGGCCAAGGATCAGGCGGACCAGCACTATCGCGAAGCGCCGAACAATCTCGAAGCCGAGCAGGCCTTGCTTGGCGCGATCCTGGTCAACAACGACGCGTTCTACCGGGTGTCCGATTTCCTGAAGCCGGTGCATCTGTTCGAGCCGTTGCACCGCCGCATCTTCGAGGTTGCCGGCGAGATCATCCGCATGGGCAAGACCGCCAACCCGGTCACGATCAAGACCTTCCTCAAGGCGGACGAAAAAGTCGGCGACCTGACCGTTGCCCAATATCTCGCACGCCTTGCGGCCGAAGCCGTGTCGATCATCAATGCCGAGGATTACGGCCGCGCCATCTACGACCTGGCGCTCCGCCGCTCACTGATCACCATCGGCGAGGATATGGTCAACATCGCCTATGACGCGCCGCTCGACATGCCTCCGCAGAGCCAGATCGAGGACGCGGAGCGGCGCCTTTTCGAACTTGCCGAAACAGGACGCTATGACGGCGGCTTCCAGTCATTCAGCGACGCTGTGACACTCGCCATCGACATGGCTGCGACGGCGAAGGACAGGGACGGCCATCTCTCCGGCATTTCGACCGGCATCCAATCGCTCGATGGAAAGATGGGCGGCCTGCAGCGTTCGGACCTGATCATACTCGCCGGGCGCCCTGGCATGGGCAAGACGTCGCTCGCGACCAACATCGCCTACAACATCGCCGCAGCTTATGAGCCCGAGGTGCAACCGGACGGCTCCTTCAAGGCGAGGAACGGCGGTGTCGTAGGCTTCTATTCCCTCGAAATGTCGTCCGAGCAGCTCGCCACGCGTATCATCTCCGAGCAGACCGAGGTTTCGTCCTCGAAGATCCGGCGCGGCGACATTTCGGAAGCCGATTTCGAGAAGCTCGTCGCCTGCTCGATGATGATGCAGAAGGTGCCGCTCTATATCGACCAGACCGGTGGTATCTCGATCGCCCAGCTCGCGGCGCGCGCCCGTCGCCTCAAACGTCAGCGTGGCCTCGACGTGCTCGTGGTCGACTACGTCCAACTCATGACCGGTTCCAAGAAATCGGGCGAGAACCGGGTGCAGGAAATCACCGAAATCACCACCGGCCTCAAGGCGCTCGGCAAGGAACTGAACGTGCCGATCATCGCGCTCTCACAGCTCTCGCGCGCCGTGGAAAGCCGTGAAGACAAGCGCCCGCAGCTCTCGGACCTGCGTGAATCCGGATCGATCGAGCAGGACGCCGACGTCGTCCTCTTCGTGTTCCGCGAGGAATACTATGTGAAGAACATGGAACCGCGCGACGAACTCGATCCGAAATACGAAGATTGGAAGATGAAGATGGAGCAGGTGAAGGGCACGGCCGACGTGATCATCGCCAAACAGCGACATGGGCCGACCGGCACGGTGAAGCTCGCCTTCCAGTCCGAATTCACGCGCTTCTCGGACCTGGCGGATCCGTCCTTCACACAGTACGAGCACTGA
- a CDS encoding AzlD family protein yields MTVDPNVFLAILAMAAATVLTRISGLLLIRFVTIGPQQRRALEAIPPAVLMAVIAPTALVTGPAETLAALATALAATRLPLLAAVATGVIVVAVARALIGA; encoded by the coding sequence ATGACAGTCGATCCGAATGTTTTTCTCGCGATCCTGGCGATGGCCGCAGCGACGGTTCTGACACGCATCAGCGGCTTGCTACTCATCCGTTTCGTGACAATCGGACCGCAACAAAGAAGGGCCTTGGAGGCCATACCGCCGGCTGTCCTAATGGCCGTCATCGCCCCGACCGCGCTTGTCACCGGACCGGCCGAAACGCTTGCGGCGCTCGCGACGGCGCTCGCCGCGACGCGGCTGCCGCTGCTGGCGGCGGTTGCGACGGGTGTGATTGTTGTGGCCGTCGCCAGAGCGCTGATCGGCGCGTGA
- a CDS encoding AzlC family ABC transporter permease produces MAPLIVAVMPIGLVFGAVAASKGLSSLEVTLMSAFVFAGGSQFVAMDIWSHPASWAALGFSALLVNIRHVLMSASIGTKMPAFSGPAKYAAMLLLADEIWAMAETRAAQARLSAAWYAGLAVPFYFVWVLTSLAGSVAGAFLGDPKAIGLDFAFPAVFVVLLMGFWKGRETGAVLAASAAAAVLTHQLLSGVWYIAAGAAAGVIATLVIDQRREACA; encoded by the coding sequence ATGGCGCCGCTCATCGTCGCCGTTATGCCGATCGGCCTTGTCTTTGGTGCCGTTGCGGCAAGCAAGGGTCTGTCCAGCCTCGAGGTGACGCTGATGAGTGCCTTCGTCTTTGCCGGCGGCTCGCAGTTCGTCGCAATGGACATCTGGAGTCATCCGGCGTCCTGGGCGGCGCTCGGTTTTTCGGCACTGCTCGTCAATATCCGGCACGTGCTGATGAGCGCCTCGATTGGCACCAAGATGCCCGCTTTCTCCGGCCCGGCGAAATACGCCGCAATGCTGCTGCTTGCCGATGAAATCTGGGCAATGGCCGAGACCCGGGCAGCACAGGCTCGCCTGTCCGCCGCCTGGTATGCCGGTCTTGCTGTGCCTTTCTACTTCGTGTGGGTTTTGACAAGCCTCGCGGGCTCGGTGGCCGGCGCTTTCCTTGGCGACCCGAAGGCAATCGGTCTCGACTTTGCCTTTCCGGCGGTCTTTGTCGTTCTGCTGATGGGGTTCTGGAAGGGGCGCGAGACCGGCGCCGTGCTTGCGGCAAGTGCCGCGGCGGCGGTGCTGACTCACCAATTGCTGTCCGGCGTCTGGTATATCGCTGCAGGTGCTGCCGCCGGCGTCATTGCAACGCTTGTCATCGATCAGCGCCGGGAGGCCTGTGCATGA
- a CDS encoding AraC family transcriptional regulator — protein sequence MQTISQEEAIEAMPLKGAEQTRFWRDARFKGMECLSATFITHEFAPHAHDTFSIGAIEAGSQISTIKGERSQTGPGDLYLINPDEIHDGHPGLDGYRYRMIYPSVELLVDVIEDVTGRAFRGTPCFSRLLLRDPELAVAFHRAHRALEERAGALEADEGMFGFLAKLFQRHGSAIILPVETREPSAVHRARDYLIANYSRDLGLDELAEVAGLSRAHLIRAFRKEFHITPHAFLTDKRVREAKTLLRQGWSAVDTAYHCGFADQAHFTRHFKARTGVTPGAFRAG from the coding sequence ATGCAGACGATCTCGCAGGAAGAGGCCATCGAGGCCATGCCGCTCAAGGGCGCCGAGCAGACACGCTTCTGGCGTGATGCGCGGTTCAAGGGCATGGAATGCCTGAGCGCCACCTTCATCACCCATGAGTTTGCGCCCCATGCCCACGACACGTTCAGCATCGGCGCAATCGAGGCGGGCTCGCAGATCAGCACGATTAAGGGCGAACGATCACAGACCGGCCCCGGCGATCTCTATCTCATCAATCCCGACGAGATTCACGACGGGCATCCAGGCCTAGACGGCTACCGCTACCGCATGATCTATCCGTCCGTGGAACTGCTGGTCGATGTCATCGAGGACGTCACCGGTCGCGCCTTCAGAGGAACGCCCTGCTTCTCGCGACTGCTGCTTCGTGATCCTGAGCTTGCCGTCGCCTTTCATCGCGCCCACAGGGCCCTCGAGGAAAGGGCGGGTGCCCTGGAGGCGGACGAGGGAATGTTCGGCTTCCTGGCCAAGCTTTTCCAGCGTCACGGCAGCGCCATCATCCTTCCCGTGGAGACGCGCGAGCCTTCGGCCGTGCATCGCGCGAGGGACTATCTGATCGCCAACTATTCCCGCGACCTGGGCCTCGACGAGCTTGCTGAGGTGGCTGGGCTCAGCCGTGCGCATCTGATTCGCGCATTCCGCAAGGAATTCCACATTACCCCGCACGCCTTCTTGACCGACAAGCGCGTGCGCGAAGCAAAGACGCTGCTGCGGCAGGGCTGGTCGGCGGTCGATACGGCCTATCATTGCGGCTTTGCCGATCAGGCGCACTTCACCCGCCACTTCAAAGCAAGAACCGGCGTGACTCCGGGCGCCTTCCGGGCCGGCTGA
- the alr gene encoding alanine racemase, translating to MHDPEFLSASNRLTIDLAALADNWRAMNERSGAARAAAVLKADAYGLGIAQAAPALYAAGARDFFVANAEEGAELRPLVPDGRIYILAGMWPGNEELFFDNDLVPIINSEEQLAVFMAALSERGDHPCVLHVDTGMNRLGLSVEEAVTLANDPARPASFSPVLIMSHLACGDDPKHPMNLYQLERFRETVAAFEGVPASLANSGGVFLGKDYHFDLTRPGIAVYGGEAVNGAINPMKPVVTAEARIIQVRKVPSGATASYGASARFSRESRIATVAIGYADGYHRSVSGGGVTLRQAMPSGAYGFLHGRKVPHVGRVTMDLSLFDVTDLPEKAVRAGDYIELFGRNVAIDDVARAGGTIGYELLTSLGHRYHRSYIGGS from the coding sequence ATGCACGACCCTGAATTCCTCTCCGCCTCCAACAGGCTCACCATCGACCTCGCGGCGCTGGCCGACAATTGGCGCGCCATGAACGAACGCTCCGGCGCGGCTCGCGCGGCCGCCGTTCTCAAGGCGGATGCCTATGGGCTCGGCATCGCGCAGGCGGCCCCAGCCCTTTACGCCGCCGGCGCACGCGACTTCTTCGTCGCCAACGCGGAAGAAGGCGCGGAGCTCCGCCCGTTGGTTCCGGATGGGCGCATCTACATTCTGGCCGGCATGTGGCCGGGCAACGAGGAACTTTTCTTCGACAATGATCTCGTGCCGATCATCAACTCGGAGGAGCAACTCGCCGTCTTCATGGCGGCGCTTTCCGAACGCGGCGACCATCCTTGCGTACTTCACGTCGACACCGGCATGAACCGGCTCGGGCTGTCGGTCGAGGAAGCCGTCACGCTTGCCAACGATCCTGCGCGTCCGGCGAGCTTCTCGCCCGTGCTGATCATGAGCCATCTTGCCTGCGGCGACGATCCGAAACACCCGATGAATCTCTATCAGCTCGAGCGCTTCCGTGAGACGGTCGCCGCCTTCGAGGGCGTCCCGGCGAGCCTTGCGAATTCCGGCGGTGTCTTCCTCGGAAAGGACTACCATTTCGATCTTACCCGTCCCGGAATCGCGGTTTATGGCGGCGAGGCGGTAAACGGTGCGATCAACCCGATGAAGCCGGTGGTGACCGCCGAAGCGCGCATCATCCAGGTCCGCAAGGTTCCCTCCGGCGCCACGGCGAGCTACGGCGCATCGGCTCGCTTCTCCCGCGAAAGCCGCATCGCAACGGTCGCGATCGGCTACGCCGACGGATATCACCGTTCGGTTTCCGGCGGCGGTGTGACGCTCAGGCAGGCGATGCCCTCGGGCGCCTATGGCTTCCTGCACGGCAGGAAGGTGCCGCATGTCGGCCGCGTCACCATGGACCTCAGCCTGTTCGACGTCACCGACCTCCCGGAAAAGGCTGTCCGCGCCGGCGATTATATCGAGCTCTTCGGCCGCAATGTCGCGATAGACGACGTCGCGCGCGCCGGCGGAACGATCGGTTACGAGTTGCTGACGAGCCTCGGGCATCGCTATCATCGAAGCTATATTGGCGGCTCTTGA